The sequence CTCATAGGACTCGAATCAGATTCTTAGAGGATAATTATAAAGAATTCAATATGCTCAGATcactgtttatttatatagcaccaaatcacaacaacaataGGTTCAAGGTGTTTTGAAAGGGTAATGTCTAACTTTACCCACCCCCTGAACAAGCACTTTGGCAACATtggtatggaaaaactccctttactaggggagctacgaccactacctttgcacccccccaggactaaaccaaaccaacttttttaggttccttagatgacccaaaacacaatcaggatgttcccaaaaataaaaactggtctcaagccagttatccaagatggcgtccaagatggccgccaaaatagggtttttcactaaaaaacacctttaaacaacatataaacaacttaaatatcacagagatccaatgataagggtctattggtgaccATTTTTGAtgtcattttgaatcttaaacccatgaatgaatttagtttaggcacaaatgagttttctgtgacctgcaatggtcttcccattgaatctctgtgttttggggtcatctaaggaaaaaccaacctaaaaaaaagttggtttggtggAGTCCTGGCAGGGgggggggtcacagctcccctagTACTTTGGTGTTTTTTGATTGTacaaagaaacctcaagtagacctgACTCAGATTGATTACCATCTGTTTACCCATTATCATTTCAGAAGAATGCATTGGAAACCTCACAGGAAATCCCCTGCCGGAATCCTATGACAACAGTAATGATTCCTCTAAAATTCAGATGACTTTTTTAGTCCCAGAAGGGCAATTCATTTATACAGTCAGCTCATCCATAATTGCAGAATAAGAATCCTACAAGAGTCCTACAGgaaaattaacacacacacacacacacacactaatcttcaaccgcttattccaattaagggtcacggggcactggagcctatcccaacagtcatagggtgtgaaggAAAACTAACGATCCTTTTGGAATCCTGTTAGAATCACATAACAACCAATTCCTGCAGAACATTTTGAATAGGGAGCCTCCGACATGTAATGCCACATATACAACTAACGTTTGGCACGTAACCCAACCAGAATTAACCTTTGATGGTGCATGGTGCAGAACTGTTCAATGTGCAGTGAGGAAAAACTGACCTTTGACACTTGACATTAACTGAAAACATGCCTATCACATGTAACATCAAAACAAAATTCAAATTTACAATGCAAAGTCAGGCAAAAAATGACGTTTAACAAATGTCCACTATAACCTGACAACACGCAAGATCAGATGTGGTTAACCTGTGACACTTAACACTGAAATTCCCATGCGCTCTCTACTGTTTCAGGGGCCCAAAGTCGAAGCACTGCAGTTCCTGTAACAAGTGTGTCGCCAACTTCGACCATCACTGCCGCTGGCTCAACAACTGTGTGGGAAGCAGGAACTACAAGTGAGTCCATCAATGTCTTCAAATGTTCCAGAGCTGCAGTGTTGGCTGCTGGGGCATGCGTGATACTCATTAGAGCTCAGCAATACTATGTGAATACAACAGTACTACATGTAATCAGCAGTAATGCATAGTACTAAGTCATACTGTCATACACAGTGGTATTGTATGTTGCAGGCTCTTCCTCCACAGTGTGGTTTCAGCCTTGTTGGGGGTCTGTCTTGTCCTTGTTGTGGCTTTCTACATCTTCATCGAGTTCTTTGTCAACCCGTCCAAACTCCGCAAAGACAAACACTTTCTTGGTAAATTCTGACCTTTAACCTCAAGTGTCCTTAGTTCTGTTCAGTGTCAGAAATGATCTGCATATTGTTAGCATTTAATTGCTATCAAACTGTGCTACACACTTATTGTTTGTGTCCTACAGGGAGGAACGAGACGAGTGTGTGGTTTCTATTCCTGCCAGTGGCTCCAGTCAGCACAGCGGCAGAAGTTATTCCGAGCCTTGCCGCAGTCACAATGGCTCTGGGTTTGCTGTCAGCCATTCTGCTGACTCACCTGTTGTGTTTTCACCTGTACCTCAGTGAGCATCACATTCCACTTTTACCAACACACAGTGGCATGGACAGGTTCAATTTAAGCCTGATTTATACTTCTCTTCTCCGTAGTCAGTTGCTGAAGGTTCTGGGtgggagggattgtcttggatgagacgtcttttCAACATTGCGttcaggtctgggacagtgcctaagaagTGGctaactggggtggtggtccccatatttaaaaaaggggactagagagtgtgtgccaattacagggccttcacactactcagcctccctggtaaagtctattccagcgtgctggaaaggagggttcagctgatagtcaaacctctgattgaagaggaacaatgtggggttccatcctggtcatggaacaaccgacaaACTCTTCACTCtctcaaggatcctggagggtgcctgggagtatgcccatccggtctacatgtgttttgtggacttggagaaggtgtatgatcgggtaccccaggaggTACTGTGGGAGTTGCTGcgtgagtatggagtgagggggtcccttctcagggccatccaatctctgtactcacaaaacgagagctgtgttcgggtgctcggcagtaagttggactccttTCCGGCAGGTGTTGAGCTCCGCGGGGACTGCGCCTtggcaccaatcctgtttgtgatattcatggactggATATCGAGGCGCAGTTGGAGAGGAGGGTttgcagtttggtgggctcagggtctcatcactgctttttgcatatgatgtggtcctgttggcttcatcactctgtgacctccaacactcactggatcagttcacagccaagtgtgaagcacctgggatgaggatcagcacctctaaatctgaggccatggttctcagcaggaaaccgatggattgcctactcctggtagggaatgaggtcttgccccaagtaaaggagttcaagtacctcagggtcttgttcatgagtgaggagacaatggagcTTGAGATTGGCttgagaattggcgcagcaggggcagtgttgcattcgctctgccgtactattgtgacaaaaagggagctgagccaaaaggtgaagctcttgatctactggttgaTTTTCGTTCCTACTCTTACCTATGGTcaagagggttgggtcatgaccaaaataactacatcacgggtacaagcggccaaaatgggcttcctcaggagggtggctggtgtctcccttagagataacgtGAGAAGCTTGGCCATGCGTGAGGAgcttagagtagagccactgctccttcgtgttgaaaggagccagctgaagtggtttggccatctggtaaggatgccccttgggtgcctccctaggaaggtgttccaggcacgtccatctgagaggagaccccggggaagacccaggactaggtggagagattatatctccacaaataTGAACTTTACAACATGGCGTTGaaaactacaaagacactcaaatTACCTGgagttcatggagggaaattgcacgttaacgttggtttggaggttgatgattgtataaagaagtagaGGTTGTTGTGGGATAAGTTATTCCAGGAAAAGGAAAATGACCAGGAACAGTGACGGTGCAGGCAGAAAGAAAGTCTTTGCCTTGTACTTCATGTCATGCCCCCTACTATTCCGGTGGTAAATTGTATTGTGACACCCACCACTGTGACGGAGAACTAAGAAAGGGTTGCGTCCATGTCAATGTTATTGCATAGCCACAAAGTTAcgaagttgtagaagcataaatgaaGCTTTAGCGTTTGGAAATTTGGAGTTCCTTAgactccatgaaaaaaaaacgttttggtgTGCATATACCTTTCCTTCATGGTGGTacagcttattattattattccacttgCTTTATGAAATCATGATCAGTAGCATCATCACCAGTTTCTAACTATTAAGTTAGTCATTATCACAGTTGTTAGTTGGTGCAGTAATCTCTCAGGCTTTGCTGTGGATGTTATCTGCCTTTCGTAGAAGTGTGTCATCGTGTGTGGCAGATCAGAAGTGAAATAAGATGAGCAGTTCAaattcagtttggaaaaatggaaATGGCAGCATGAGGTTGAattcacagacaaatacaaaCATTGCTGAAAAATGTGGTTGTTTGAAGAAGATACAAGTTGGTATTTAtgcttctttttttgtgtgtgtgtgtttcccttGAATTTCTTTTTGCCCTAAACCTTTAGGACATATGTGAAAATATTCAACAACATGGttcactaaaaatgctgataagtgatttattttattattattaatattaagatTATTGTTCTTGTATGTAAAATAATATCTTCAAAAGTGCACCttcgtgggggggggggtcacttttGAGTCCGCACCTGTATTGTCTCTCTAAATAGGAGGAACAGCTGCCGTAACGACGAGGGTAAAGTCATTTGTTTTTTGAGGAAATAGCTGCCTGATTAGATAAGATCAGAAGCCAAGACAGAAACAGACTTGGTGCGCGTGATGACTTTAAGTGAATGAGACTAAAACTGGAGCTCTGCCTGTTCACTGTGTGCGTCAGCTACACAGCAACATGTGCTACACTTCACAGAAAAACCTCACAGGTGAACTCATGCATGTATTTCTGTTTTCTACCTGAGTTTGTCTCggcatcttaatcaaatgtgcacaCGCACGTTACAGTGACCAATGAAAAGCTCCATGAGCAGAAACAAACAAATGTCACTCAACAATGAGGAAGTTGATGAATTATTTGTGCTGGCTTGGTCAAACATCATTCAAATATTTTTCTCCAAAATGTTGCTTCTGGCAATTCAGGCAAAGCTGAGTGTTGAGATGATGTGTATTGGTTTTGTTGCTAACTGACACATCTGAGTCCCAAGAATCCATCTTGTGTGTAAAACACATGTCCTATTTTGATTCCTTACATTTTTTTCTGTAGAGGGACGATGATAAATCCAACCTTGAATatacacctgtgtgtgtgtgtgtgtgtgtgtgtgtgtgtgtgtgtgtgtgtgtgtgtgtgtgtgtgtgtgtgtgtgtgtgtgtgtgtgtgtgtgtgtgtgtgtgtgtgtgtgtgcacgcagtgTGGAACCGGTTGAGCACCTACGAGTACATTGTGAGGCAGCGCCACCGTCAGGACAGCAGTGATGGCAAGAAAGGAGGATCAGTAAAGGAGACGGTGGCTTCTCCAGACTTCATCAAGGTAACGTACGACAGTGTGTGCCATCGTTTTTAATACGgcaggcatacgctggctaaattgtcaaggtgtgggcCTTAACCTTTGTGACATCAGATCAATGTATCGGGGCGGGGCTTGGGAAATATTTTAACGTGATAGCAATGCACCAAAAGCTGCACCTGACAACACTTCATTTtgagacacacccacagacacacagatgagtGTATGTACCCTGACTATTGTCGTCTCAGTGCCGGGTGGAAGATAGGGCCCCAAGTGTTGAATGCACAGAAGTTGTAAATGATGCACTTCTTGATTCTAATGTCTCATGGTCATTTACTACAGTATATCTGTTCCAGAAAAAAAGGATCAGTTTTTTCAACTGGATGTGGATGTTTTTGCTGTGTCTCAGGATGGAAACTACTCAGGCACGCTCGGCTACAccaaccctgagctggaggtggaGGAACCGACTGCCGTGGCTGCTCAGGGAGTAGCAGGGTAAAACCTTTTCATCTCAAACCTTGGGGCCCATTAACTTTGTCTTTCTATGTCTTTAAATTTGTGGGCCCTCTATTACCATCTCTCCAGTACCCCCAAAACAATTGGATCTGTGGATTGACACTGTTGTTCTGGTTTGTAACAGGGTTCTGGCAAATGGCAGATTGATGGGTGTTTCCAGTCCTGTTATGGAGGAGGCTGCTCCGGCCGCAGTTCCTGCGGTGCTAAAAACaactgtgcacacccagcaacgtGCTCAGGTGCCCACATGCACACCACCACCAGCAGAGGGAGCTGATCTTTAGTTATTATGTCACAGTGAAGCTTTTAAACAGGATGATTGTTGCTGTGGTTTTACagaaaaagaggaagaagaagatccATAAGGTACCTGCAGAGGAGACTGAGAAGCTTCCCCCTACTAATGATCTGCAAGGTACTAACAAAGTGTAAACAGCATTAACCAATCAGCAGCAGTGCAGTCCAGTTTATCAGAGACAATGTAATATGCCAAGTAACAAACTCAGAGAGGTTCAGCAGTTTGGTGTCATCTTTGCTGAACTTTTCCTTTTTATCTCTTTCATTGTGAGATGGTTATTTCTTTGATCTATTCTCAGACTTTGTTAAATTGCCAACTTACGATCATGATTATTGTTCCTCATCATTAATCTTTGATTGCTGAACTTTGGTCCTGATCACTGAAAATTTCATGATGATCacagagctttgatcctgatccctGGCATTTGTTGATGACCACAGAGCTTTGTTCCTTATCGCTGGCCTTTGATGATGATGACAGAGATTTGATTgtgatcactgacctttgatgATGATGACAGAGCTTTGATCCCAGTAACTGCCATTTGATGATGATCAGAGTTTTaatcctgatcactgacctttgGTAATGTTCacagaactttgatcctgatcaaatcaaatcaattttatttatatagcgccaaatcacaacaaacagttgccccaaggcgctttatattgtaaggcaaggccatacagtaattacggaaaaactccaacggtcaaaacgaccccctgtgagcaagcacttggcgacagtgggaaggaaaaactcccttttaacaggaagaaacctccagcagaaccaggctcagggaggggcagtcttctgctgggactggttggggctgagggagagaaccaggaaaaagacatgctgtggaagagagcagagatcaatcactaatgattaaatgcagagtggtgcatacagagcaaaaagagaaagaaacactcagtgcatcatgggaaccccccaacagtctaagtctatagcagcataactaagggatggttcagggtcacctgatccagccctaactgtaagctttagcaaaaaggaaagttttaagcctaatcttaaaagtagagagggtgtctgtctccctgatccgaattgggagctggttccacaggagaggagcctgaaagctgaaggctctgcctcccattctactcttacaaaccctaggaactacaagtaagcccgcagtctgagagcgaagcactctattggggtgatatggtactatgaggtccctaagataagatgggacctgattattcaaaaccttataagtaagaagaagaattttaaattgtattctagaattaacaggaagccaatgaagagaggccaatatgggtgaaatatgctctctccttctagtccccgtcagtactctagctgcagcattttgaattaactgaaggcttttcagggaacttttaggacttttaggaaataaatgcatgaattagtttttcagcatcactctgagacaagacctttctaattttagagatattgcgcaaatgcaaaaaagcagtcctacatatttgcttaatatgtgcattgaaggacatatcctgatcaaaaatgactccaagatttctcacagtattactagaggtctttgtttatatataaacaaagaaaagcagttttgaagagaccagccactgacgtcatggtgcagctctactctgattggctgtcatccctcaccactcaaaaacaaagcggaacagattcaaacagaatgtgactatttaatgtcttaaaatatgtcaaagttAGAtatatttgaacttgtccaaggtctgtgtcccaagaatgttccctgcaaTCTCACATGATCAAAGAAGATAGCAGGATAGTAAAATACAAGATCAAATGATCAATAAAACAATTTAAGACAACCAGTTGGAAACAGTGTGGGTGCTCAGAGTTAAAGTCTTAACTTTAAGTTTAATTTGTCTTTTTTTCAGAACCAGAATATTCAGTCTttgaatcatgttttttttttttttttttttttttggtcactttATCTTGTTTTGTGAATgcagagctttgatcctgatcactggccTTCAGTGATGTTCACAGAACTTTGATCCTAATTACTGACCTTTAATcctcatcactcatctttaatACCGAAATGTGATCTTTGATGCTGACCCCTGACCTttagtttttttcaaaaaaaaaaaattattaatatcTGCCATCTTCCAACAGAGCCCGCCACTGTGTCCACCATGTCCTTGGGCCAGTGGCTTCCTTTCCCAGCATTCCCGCTGAGGGCCTCTCTGCCCCCTCTGGCCCCCACCACGGGATCCATCCAGGCTGCAGCACCTCCTGATGAATACCACTCAGACTCGGCAGAGTCTCTGGAGGAGATCCCTGTGGCATTGGCCAAGTTGGGTTCTTCATCCTCTGCTGCCATGACTTCACAGAGGGTTATTTCATCAGTCCCCCTGCCATCACCCCAGCCCAGTACTAAGAGGAGGGCACCCTCCCGTGGCATTAAGAGCGTTGCTGAGCTGAGGTTTGAGATGGCCTCCACCCAGCCGCCGACAGTGTTTGTCAGTCGTGCAAGTGGCGAGGCAGCAGAGCCGAAGGATAATGGCCTCAGCCTCGCCAGGAGGGGTCCCAGATCCCGGGCGTTGCTGGTCTCAGATGTAACATCCAGGATGGAACAATAATTGAAGCAGTCTGTACTACAACAGTCCTCACCGGTACTCTGTGTAGCCTTGCAGTTTTTCCATCAGTGTGACTCTTTCTTGGTACTGACTGACAGCGTTTCAGTTTCTGATGACAAAGGTAAAATCCTGCACACAGTCTTCCTAAATGAAGGCCTTTCTTTTATAAAACTAAGAGGTGAACTTAAACCTGCAAAAAGACTCCGTGTGGGCTTGACGTGTTTTTCTCACTGTAGCGTTCTCGTGTCACTCTGTTGTGTCTGTGCTGTCTGGTTCGTCTTCTGCAAGTAGAATAAGGAAACTCATATGCTTTTCTTCAAACCACCACCACGGTAGCCCAAATCCCGAGGAGAAGAGTCGTATATCAGAAAGTCTGTAGTCCTGAACCGATGACTCAACAAAGAGTCACTGAAAATAACTGACAGTACTCAGCGACCTCATGCTCGTGTCATTCATTCCTCAGTGTGTTGTTGGCGTATGCTGGTGGAGCCCGTGTTGGCGGGTATGGGCCCGGTTTCTTCAAATATTGATGCTTACAGACTGTGGGATGTGCAATGCTGTATACGTCAAAAAGTAATCTTTGTAGTCCACTTGTGGCAGAAGATAAAATATGGTTAAAAGTGAGTCTAAAATCTGATCAATACTCCATTTTACCACACTTTCAGAAATTACACAGAAAGTTGAGGTTGACGACAAAAGATTTGAGAGGAAACAGAGTGCTTTTTAAAAGAACCACCACTTTAAGAGGACTAAAATCTGTTTTACCAACTTATTGATGTGAATTTTTGCGTGCTGCCTTTAAAATATTACCAATGTATTGAGGAATTCACTTTAAAAATATAATTAGTGTTAAATTAAATTGGGAAAAAATAAGATGCAATTGATTAAGTGGAATTGACATTTCTGCCATTTTTACTTTGTCACAGTGATAGGtatacaacctcaaatcagaaaaagggGACGTATggcaaatgtaaattaaaaataaaacaatcacaGTGATTCTTAAGGCACTttgacatttgcacaaatttgatccccactgGCACACAATCGCATGCAaatgagtaaactcatcataaactgttgtaaactgtgtgaatTGTGCGCGGCTGTCTGCAGTgtgcaaaatttttttaaaatattcaaaatttctggcaggtAGAAATTTCGTGCCATTTGCATGGattagtcgtgaacattgcacaacataTTTGCAAACAATGCATGTCATTGTGCGCAGTGCATCTAAACATGAAATTGTGATaatgaaattagattatgaagagatgttacatctttcataaacataactttacagatacattatctaactcataagatggaatgaaaatgcagcggttttaccaatccattataaTATACTGTAtactatattataaataattacctttgagacaagattacaAACGTGTTCTCCACCGCACGACGAGCACGAGACAACCTGTTCTTTGTGATTttgggag comes from Thalassophryne amazonica chromosome 2, fThaAma1.1, whole genome shotgun sequence and encodes:
- the zdhhc1 gene encoding palmitoyltransferase ZDHHC1 isoform X1, yielding MDLCGRNPNRTAPVREAGACQADVPLCSRTNGWSWPPHPFQLLAWLLYVYFAITGFGVFVPLLPVHWIPAGYICTGVMFVCHLCAHVMAVSIDPADYNVRTKSSKGPVPVFDRSKHAHVIENCHCYLCQVDVGPKSKHCSSCNKCVANFDHHCRWLNNCVGSRNYKLFLHSVVSALLGVCLVLVVAFYIFIEFFVNPSKLRKDKHFLGRNETSVWFLFLPVAPVSTAAEVIPSLAAVTMALGLLSAILLTHLLCFHLYLMWNRLSTYEYIVRQRHRQDSSDGKKGGSVKETVASPDFIKDGNYSGTLGYTNPELEVEEPTAVAAQGVAGVLANGRLMGVSSPVMEEAAPAAVPAVLKTTVHTQQRAQKKRKKKIHKVPAEETEKLPPTNDLQEPATVSTMSLGQWLPFPAFPLRASLPPLAPTTGSIQAAAPPDEYHSDSAESLEEIPVALAKLGSSSSAAMTSQRVISSVPLPSPQPSTKRRAPSRGIKSVAELRFEMASTQPPTVFVSRASGEAAEPKDNGLSLARRGPRSRALLVSDVTSRMEQ
- the zdhhc1 gene encoding palmitoyltransferase ZDHHC1 isoform X2, which codes for MDLCGRNPNRTAPVREAGACQADVPLCSRTNGWSWPPHPFQLLAWLLYVYFAITGFGVFVPLLPVHWIPAGYICTGVMFVCHLCAHVMAVSIDPADYNVRTKSSKGPVPVFDRSKHAHVIENCHCYLCQVDVGPKSKHCSSCNKCVANFDHHCRWLNNCVGSRNYKLFLHSVVSALLGVCLVLVVAFYIFIEFFVNPSKLRKDKHFLGRNETSVWFLFLPVAPVSTAAEVIPSLAAVTMALGLLSAILLTHLLCFHLYLMWNRLSTYEYIVRQRHRQDSSDGKKGGSVKETVASPDFIKDGNYSGTLGYTNPELEVEEPTAVAAQGVAGLMGVSSPVMEEAAPAAVPAVLKTTVHTQQRAQKKRKKKIHKVPAEETEKLPPTNDLQEPATVSTMSLGQWLPFPAFPLRASLPPLAPTTGSIQAAAPPDEYHSDSAESLEEIPVALAKLGSSSSAAMTSQRVISSVPLPSPQPSTKRRAPSRGIKSVAELRFEMASTQPPTVFVSRASGEAAEPKDNGLSLARRGPRSRALLVSDVTSRMEQ